The Brachyhypopomus gauderio isolate BG-103 chromosome 2, BGAUD_0.2, whole genome shotgun sequence genome contains a region encoding:
- the LOC143497595 gene encoding uncharacterized protein LOC143497595, with protein MYCVGRCEADLNLWTGAENCTWTRKYCFNLTTCGYHKPTQCPNTYPVPLAGLIRGNINKTLLHDVNLVMVHVSYNISNILSAYLTHCKAYTKTYTWLKTQIEDLVYDYKSRLAVQIPYSQSRMKRDLFSDITGLFGSSNSLINTYQISKQSQYTSWLTNQFATGFQHLTNGEDNIIKAVKSEAQALLHLSHMIFNQTHTLELDFACRAYAQDLFTAARQEVLDLRFQKSPRHALADLIEMLDLDRWFKSISMKTIYYAELLTTIMMYNGNECPGCIGFYATYPFIHPEQIFPDSTSIRSLGTVIRDQVVKWDQVTGYLTVKGSEMLLTTRSCCHETASYVICTCNTLQPVSSNDTKLINVHSLHGYSDAVQVSHTQWCVISEMTSFSYGGLLCPANHSFCLEVRDDFTMGPLSILGRIPMDTDVSPWWEDTFYEESTKPLTDTVQLVQRLIQTTSYHLRQAQVEVHLASETVRILTSASTLSAEYMYTWWEWVFRGCVLASSLILAITLIQFCYFRKHITALRSTMTETLTLGSLNVSTFWRP; from the coding sequence ATGTATTGTGTTGGTAGGTGTGAAGCTGACCTAAATTTGTGGACAGGTGCAGAAAATTGCACATGGACACGTAAATATTGTTTCAATTTAACGACATGCGGCTACCACAAACCAACACAGTGTCCAAATACATACCCTGTCCCTCTAGCTGGTCTTATTAGAGGAAACATTAATAAGACTCTATTGCATGATGTAAACCTTGTTATGGTTCATGTTAGTTACAATATTTCAAATATCCTCTCAGCTTATCTGACACATTGTAAAGCCTACACTAAAACATACACATGGCTCAAAACTCAAATTGAAGATTTAGTGTATGACTACAAAAGCAGATTAGCAGTCCAAATTCCATACTCACAGTCACGCATGAAGCGAGATCTATTCTCGGACATCACTGGATTATTTGGTAGTAGTAATTCACTAATAAACACATACCAAATTTCCAAACAATCACAGTATACATCTTGGCTTACCAATCAGTTTGCAACTGGTTTTCAACATCTGACTAATGGTGAAGATAATATTATTAAAGCAGTAAAGTCAGAAGCTCAAGCTTTGTTACACCTTAGTCATATGATTTTTAACCAAACACATACCTTAGAGCTTGATTTTGCATGCAGAGCTTATGCTCAAGATCTGTTTACAGCAGCAAGGCAGGAGGTATTGGATCTCCGATTCCAGAAATCACCACGTCATGCCTTAGCTGATTTGATTGAAATGCTTGATCTTGATCGTTGGTTTAAATCAATTTCTATGAAAACCATCTATTATGCTGAACTTCTTACAACTATTATGATGTACAATGGAAATGAGTGCCCCGGTTGTATTGGTTTTTATGCAACTTATCCTTTTATTCACCCTGAGCAAATTTTTCCAGATTCCACCTCTATACGTTCATTGGGTACGGTTATCAGGGATCAGGTTGTCAAATGGGATCAGGTGACTGGTTATTTGACTGTAAAGGGTTCTGAAATGTTGCTTACTACACGTTCTTGCTGCCATGAAACAGCCAGTTATGTAATCTGTACATGCAATACATTACAACCTGTCTCTTCAAATGATACTAAGTTGATAAATGTTCATTCGTTGCATGGATACTCTGATGCAGTCCAAGTGTCACACACCCAGTggtgtgtgattagtgaaaTGACATCTTTCAGTTATGGGGGTCTTCTGTGCCCTGCCAATCACTCGTTCTGTCTAGAGGTGAGAGATGACTTCACAATGGGACCTTTAAGCATTCTGGGTAGGATACCAATGGACACTGATGTTTCTCCATGGTGGGAAGACACGTTCTATGAGGAAAGCACAAAACCTCTAACAGACACTGTACAGCTGGTTCAGCGCCTGATTCAGACAACCAGCTATCATCTTCGTCAAGCACAAGTGGAAGTGCATCTCGCCAGTGAGACGGTGAGAATCCTGACCAGTGCTTCAACCCTTTCAGCGGAGTACATGTATACCTGGTGGGAATGGGTTTTCCGAGGATGCGTCCTGGCCAGTTCTTTAATACTCGCCATCACCCTGATCCAGTTCTGCTATTTCAGGAAGCACATCACTGCCCTTCGCTCCACTATGACAGAGACACTCACTCTCGGGTCGTTGAATGTTTCTACATTTTGGCGTCCCTGA